Genomic DNA from Perognathus longimembris pacificus isolate PPM17 chromosome 6, ASM2315922v1, whole genome shotgun sequence:
ccagtgccacttctggccttttctatatatgtggtgctgagtaatcaaacccagggcttcatgtatacaaggcaagcactcttgccactaggccatattcccagctcctacttttctatttctaaaataagAGGATAGAATATTtactatatctttattttttatatattttttcttttttttattattttttaaaagggctGGAGAGCGCCCACAGGTCTCGAACCACCCACAAGACAGGGAGCCACGTGCGTGCGGTTGTGAAGGTTGCTCATCGAAGGACCCACTGAGCTAAAGCCAGCCCTTACTAtatctttaaaaaaggaaagcattggctggggatatggcctagtggcaagagagcttgcctcgtatacttgaagccctgggttcaattccccagcaccacatatacagaaaatggccagaagtggcgctttgactcaagtggcagagtgctagccttgagcaaaaagaagccagggacagtgctcaggccctgagtccaaggcccaggactggccaaaaaaaaaaaggaaagcattgaagaggaaaagaagcaaaacaccaTGTAATTCATACATAAATTATCAAGAGTAGTCAAATTCACTAAGACTACACATAAGCTTCATAGCAGAGTGTTTTTCTAGCATattcaaagccctgggtttgatccccagaactaCATAAATTATAATGAATAATAGTTGTAACTAAGGTCTACTGTGTTTATCTGCATTACCTGTAAACAACACCCCCTCAATAGTTTTACAACATATGAACTATTATTGTCTCCATGTTGCAAGACAGTGACAGCCTAACATATAATAAAGAAGCCTGAGGAAAGATGCAATGAGTTTGCCCAAGGTCATATAGCTAATAAGAGGCAAGGCTGGGTTTTCTTTCAGGAAATGTGGTACCAGAACCACAGTTCTGGTTGATGTTCAGAGTGCAAGATTGGAGAGAAATCTAGGGTTCAACCAGCTACCCTCTCACTGTATTACTACTATTTCTTCCCCTGGACATGCTCAAATCCATTTTTCACTTTCCTAAATAATTACCTAAGCACTTCTTGACCATAGAGAACTTGATTGCTTACCTAGTCCATCCTTAGACTTTAAAAGACCTTCAAATTCATCTGAAGTCTACCTAAGGAGCAATATAATATGGTTGCTCATTTGTAAAACGAGAATTCAAGCAGCTCTCTCCAGTAACAGGTAAAATACAGATGAAAGTACttagcacagggctgggaatatggcctagtggcaagagtgctcacctcgtatacatgaagccctgggtttgattccttagcaccacatatatagaaaatggccagaagtggtgctgtgactcaagtggcagagtgctagccttgaacaaaaaaagccagggacagtgctcaggccttgagttcaaggccaggactggccaaaaaaaaaagtacttaacaCAGTATCTAGTACCAGGAACTGCTCGATAATAACAGCAGTTATCTATGTCTTTTTATGCATAGATTTATCCTCTAAGACTACACAAATGTATCATGTGTTTTACCACAGCAGTCTTTCCATTCCTGGAGGGTTGTAATCATGCTTCCTCTAAACTGCTGCtggcttcttctctttctcttttcctatctCTGCAGCTCTAGTTTCTTCAGCTGAATCTCACAAGACACTATTTCTAGATCATTCACCAATGTATCCTTCTATGCCTTCCCttaactgtggcttaagtgaaaaAGACAAAATCACTAAATAGAACAGAACCAAAGTCCCCTTGGGTTTGTACACTACATCTCTACTAATGAAGACtatactgtttttttgtttttgtttttttcaatgctaggcaagtgttctgacACTGAGCTGCACCCCTAACCTTCGAGCTTACACTTGTGTTAGCATTTGAGAACCCATATTCAGTTAATTCCTCTGAGTTCACAGCTACCTATAACACCATTTCTTTCCCAACTAAAGCTGTGAAGTTACTTTCTTTTTACATCTCCTAAATGTGCAGTTTATTTCATAAGTTTAGAGGGATAATTTGACTTGTggcctattttatttcatttctgattCAGTCTATCTTATCCCACCATTCTTTGGGATTTTgttgtggtttattttttaactattgATGCACAGACTTGAAGACAGGGTCATTTTAAGGCAAGAAAATTCTCAAGCACCTGGCATGTAAGCCCTTGGTAAACATAAACAATGGTGGTGGCTGTCATTCTGCCAACACTCAGCAGTACCTGGCCTCTAGTAAGACCTTCAATAAATGCTCACTGATCGATGTGATAACTGGATCAACTATGAATAGAATGAATGAACATTTCCTTCTCCTGAATATCAGAACCAATGAATGTAATATTATCCTTCTATTACAAATAGGAAAACTGAGATTCAGAGAAGTTAAATAACTTGAGCAAAATCACTCTACTGAAAAGTAATAGAAGCAAGACTGGAACTCAAATCTTCCTGCTTTCCAAATATGTGTAACTAACCCTTTCTTTTTATGCTTCCtcgttcctgagttcaaatcagaaGAGCTGGTTGAAGAGTCACATGAAGCCTGAGATGATCCCCAAGGGTGTGTGTGTCCCAAACCCTAGAGAACTTGGTTCTCCTGTGTGACCCTGAGACATGGGGAGGTGAAAGAGATGAGGAGCAGAACACTGGAagcctcctctttcttcccctctgggCCTCTCATGTTCCCTGCCCTAAACTCTGCTCTGCTATTTCTCCCAACTAACAGCATGGTGCGTCCCCAAGGAGACGTTTTTAAGGCCAGAGAGCCAAGAGTCAAGGAGGTGATACAGCTTCTTGCCAGGACCAGAGTTGGTGGAGTCAGGAGCCCAGATGAGTAGATACAATGAACAAAGAGACTTGTGATTGGttggttgcccccccccccacctttctctCCAAGTGTCAGCTTTCTATCTGTCTAAAATGATGGGAAGGTGGTAGTCCCTATATTGCATGCCTCTTAGGACAATGTGTGGCATGACAATAATGACAATCGCTAATGTTTACTGAGGGCCACTTCTGTGCCAGTTACCCTGTTAAGTGCCTTTCATATCCTCACAGTTCTATGTAATAGGTATGTTGctgacttatttttctttgttgctttcttcttcttcctttttttccttccttccttccttcctttctttcctttcttcctttttttttttttttacaaacaagGAAACAGGGCCTCATCAAATTGTTTCTTGCCCAAAGTCTCTAACTTATTGACagactgaagtttgaacttgtGCCGACTTTTGAATCCTTCAGATAGGGGAGAGTGTGAATTATGAAGTGCACTAGAACCCCTGGACTCTTGAGCAGGACTGTCCTACACTTACCTATGACTGGAGCTGGAACTGGCACAGGTGAGGATGTTTTCCGAGAAGCTGTCGCCCAAATCTAAAGGTGAGGATAGAATGCAATGATCCCATGGATCTCTAGTGTCTGAGGGGAGGGCACACAATCTGAGCAGCTCCTTTGTGAAAGAGTCTACAGGCAGATTGAAGGGAAAAGAAGTTCCTACAGTATGTAACCAGAGCTATGACCATCCATTCAAAGTATAGGCCTTCCAACAGAAAGAGTGCTGCAACTAAGATGGTCCTCTGCAGGGACTCAGGCAAAAAAAGTTCCAGTCCTATCAGAACTTTCCAGGAAACTCGGGACATCCAACCCAGGAAATAAGTACTTGTGGCAGCCCATGCCACTCTATGACTCCTtcatccctcccccgccccccgccctggcCCTTGGGTCTCCAGCCCTACACTGTTCTCCCTGTATCCACAGCCATCGCCTTGGCTGACCAGCACCTCCTTTCCAGGCTCATTCTCCTCTCACACACACCAGGCCTCTGTCTGCCATGGCAGCTcctttatttactgtcaaagctCCAGGCTCACCACTAGCCAACTACAACGAATCCCAGCCAGGGAGAGCTCTGTTCCAGGTTCAATCTGGCTCCTCTGGGACAGGTAATAGCCTCCAAACCAAGGAGGCAGCTCAAAGATAGGCTGCCCCCCTGTACTGGGATCTCGCTTCAAGTCCTGACAACCAGTTTCAGGCCTAGAGGGTAAGGACACAAGATCTGTCCACAGTTGGACAGGCATAACTCTCTTGAGGCTGCTTTGGCTGGGAGCCCTAGGAATCAAAGACCCAGCTGGAGAGAGGTGGGAAAAAATTGGAGGCCCCCTAGGCGGGAATCAGAGGCTTGGACTTCTCCTAGTTCTCCCTGGGGCTCTCTTTAGCCAGGTAGAACCTGGCCTCTAATCCCTCAGCCTGTGGATCCAGATGCCTACATGTCCCCACCAGGGGGCTGTGTTCCTCTCCCTAATAATGTTCAAGTCTTACAGGGCCTCAAAAGGTCTAGCTCAAGCTGGGCACAGGAAGTAAGCATTCACTGAGGCCAGTCCCCAAGCAGGAAACATGTTCAGGATGTGCCTGGTATTACTGGTCTCTCTGAGGTCACTGGGATGATTATCTAGTGTGTAATTACATACTTAGAtaagggaaaatggaaagaaaggggaCTTCATTTCTGGCTTGAGTTGTGGAGGGCTGATAGGTGAGCAGCGAGGAGGAGTGCTACTGTAGGACAGCAGGATTACAGACAAGTTTGCATCAGGAACCCTGGTCATGGAAGAAGGAGGTgttggccagatgctggtggctcacacctgtaatattagctatgtaggaggctgagatctgaggatcatggttcgaagccagcctggacaggaaagttcatgagactctaatctccaataaatcatcaaaagagccagaaatagcgccttgaagaaaagaagctctgggacagtgcccaggtcctgagttcaagccccagaactggcaccaaaataaaggaAGTGTCCCTTTAAGGAGAAAGAGACCCTATCAGCCCAGATTCTCCAGTGGGGAGGCAGAAGGCCCTTTAAACAGGACCCAGCTTATTCTGTGAATAGGATGGGAGTCAAGATGGAGGGTAGCGAAGATGTTGGTGAATGAAGaatgattttaaataaaataatccccccccccccgagatccCTTTCATTTAGAGACccattttggaaataaaaacttGACTGCGGAATGTAAAACTCTAACCCTATTGCCAGGCCCCCACGGAGCAGATGGAGCTAGGGACCAATGGACTTTTGGAAGGAACAGAAATGAGGTGAGAGGTGAGAGGTGGCCCTGCCCAGCCATACTCTCTGTCCCATTCTGCTTCAGTTCCCAGGAGTGGGGGTGGCGCCCCAGGCCTGGGAAACAGTGAGGCAACCCACCTTCTCTCCCTGGGCCAGGAATTCTTGAAGGGGTCATGAGTCCTCCCTCCCCTGTGGTAAACAAGAAATCTGCCACCACACTTTTAGGCACAGTTTTGCTTTTTATCTCATCATTGTACATTTTAATCTAACCGTCTAACAGCCTCATACTCCCCACTCCTGCCCAAGCCTACTTCACCTCTCTCCCACCCAGGCCCAATCAGCATCTCATCGGCCACAGGAGCAGAAAGTCACCAGGCACAAAGGTAATTCAAAGATGAAGTAGCCCCCGTGGCTCTCCTACAAGGTGATTAGGACATCACACATCCTCCTGGAACATTCCAAACGGAGTCACGTTGGAAGATTCATTCTCTAGGTGTCAGTCCCACTCCGAGTTCATCTTCTAGGTCTTGTCCTTTGCCTGGCAAAGGAGCAGAAGGGTAAAAATCCTTAGATGGAGCACTTGTGAGCCTGAGCCACACTCAGCGAGTGTGCCGCACGCCCCTTTTGCGTGGGTTGTCTAGACGCTTCTGGCTGCCACTTCAGGACCCCCTCTGTGATTCCAGGAGTGTGAAGAGGGGCTCTCAGGATGTGCCAAGCCCTGAAAGACAGAGGGCCAATGCTGCTACCTGCAGCCACAAGACTCCACGACCATGTCCTCGTACTGCTTATATACCACGTTGTTGGCAGAGTCGATGAAGAGAATGCTGATGGGACTCAGTCGTGTGGGCACACAGCAGGTAGGTGGTGTGGACTCAGGGTCCATGGAGTTCATCAGAGTCTGAATGACTGCATGGTTTGTGGGCTCCAGGTGGGAGCGCAGGGGGAACTCGCACAGCCCTTCGCAATGGAAGGCCTCATATTCAAGGGGGGCGATGATCCAGTCGTCCCAGCCCATGTCCTTGAAGTTGACATGCAGGGCCTTCCGACTGCAGCGGGCCTTGAGATTCTTGCTGGGTCGCTTGCCCTGGCGAGTGGCCAGCGGGGCCCTTCGTTTCCGCCGCTGGCTGAACAGGTACTCATACACAGTCTTGTCATCCTGGCCAGAGCGGGCCTTGATCTCATTAAAGAATAGATCGCGTTTCTTGGTACGGCCAAATACCAAGAACAGGGCCTTTTCATGGACCTGTCGGGCAGTCCGGTCAAAGCCCAGGCCCCGGAGGTCCATCGCCCGGCCCCGTTCCCAGGCTTCCAGCTCCAGACACAGCTGGGCCGAGTTCTTAAAATTTCGGAAGAGCTTCCAGATGTCAAATACCTCCCAGCCAGATGCATCCAGGCTTGGCACAGCGCGTACATCCAGCAAGGCTGCCGGCTGCCGGCCACTGGGGCAGCTGGACAGCTTCAGCTGGGCTGCCCGCCCAATGCCAGGGGCTGCTGGCTTGGCTGGGTCAGAGGGCTTCTTCCGCAAGATCCTCAGCTCGGCTCCCAGCAGCCCATCCTTCTCCAGGGCACTAATGTCAAACATGTACCTTTGTTTCCTGACCACAGGACCTCGGTCATCTAGAGAGAACAGCCAGAAGTCAATTTCAGCCACCTCACCCAGGGAGCTAGCTTGGTCACCTCCAAGGACTCCAGGGAAAGCCCTGGGGCTCTCTTTAACCTCTTCCCCACTATGACAGAGGCCAACACCCAAACCACTGAGAGCACTTTTCAAAATGAAGGAGCTTCCTACATAGCTAACAGAGCTGTGGTGTTTATGCATAGGTGTGGTGGCCAATGAGCTCAATGACTCAGGTATGTGTGTCAACAACCATCTATGTGTATTAGATTCATCCACCTAAAACGGTCTCTACCTCCCTCTCCCCTATGCGTGATCTCACACGATAGCCCTGTGGGGGAGAGAGTGTGTGGTGTCTGCATGGAAATTAACTATTTTTTCCAGAGCAGGAACCTGATGCTCAGAGAAGGTAggtgacttgctcaaggtcacctagctaggaaaataaaacaaagcagagaTGAAACTCTAGCCTAGAATTTTTCTGCCCTTGTTCTAAACTTCTCCTGCTATATTTAAAGGAGAATTTAGTGTTTCTGTTTTATGGTTGAGGCACAGAGATGGGGGGGTAGCTTGACTTAGGTCACACAGCAAATTAATAACAAAGCTGGTCTACAACCCAATTGCCCTGGCTTATTAGTTGAATAATTTTACATGTGTCTTCCATTGCTGGATGTGTGAGTGTGCCACggtttgtgcatatgtgtgtatgtatgtgtatgagtgaggaagggagggaaggtcggagggagggagagagacacagacacaaagacagcGAGACATTGTTtgagtatgtaatatatatgtgaatgatacatatatatgtatatatagttggaTTTGTATGGAATTTGGAgagtgtatattgtatatatgtatattattccATACGTGTACCTACTCAGCATGTGTGTAAAATAttaggttctgtgtgtgtgtgtgtgtgtgtgtgtgtgtgtgaagctcaGTCATATCTCTGAATCAGCATGCCTTCCTTCCTAAATACCAATTTGCCATTGGGGAACCTCCATATATTGCTCTAGAAGGTAACTAATTAGGCTTTTAAACtcctccatctcccccctccccaagctcccttagtgctggggtgggggggggggacacaagaACTTATTTTATGAGCCCTTAAGGGGTCACAGCTTTCTCGGGTTGGGCAGGCAGCCAGGCCACCTCCCCCATGTCAGCCAGACCTGCTGCCTCTGTGCCTCCCCTACCCCCTGTCATTCCTCCTCTGGCCGGCCCTAATGAGAAGCCTCTCCTACTCtccggcccctcccccaccctgccagcccaagccccaagactcccAACACAGCGTCTGAGCCGCCAGCAGCTGAGCAACTGAGGCTGTGAGATCACACAGCAAGTCCAGAGGAACTCTTGAGACAGTAGCACTAGATGagcagaaggagaaaggaggagagcagATATTCTCCTGGATTAGTGATGAAAATGCTGCATGTTAGGATAGGGCACACCCAGTTTTCACATTGGAAGGGCTCTCGGACATCAGCAAGCTCAACCCCCAAGTAGCTGTCTCTATAGGAAAACTGAGGTGAGAATGTGCTTTCTCGAGTTCCCAGGGTCACATGGTTAGCGAGACCCTCACATCTACCACTCCTCCCATGATGTCAGGATACCCTCTTTTCTGTCTTCGTTAACCCCCCTCCACCTTCTCTGCCTCCTAACCTGAGGGCAAAATTGCAGAAACACGAGGACTCAAAGGCTCACTCTCTGCTGTAAATTGGAGCAAAAACTCCAGAGTCTGAAAAGTTTGGCCAAGCCATTGAGGTGCAGAGAGCCTGGCTCTGGCATCAAGAGTCCTGGAGTCTAGTCTCCAGCTGCCACCAACTGGCAGGTCTTGTCTCTTCCCCAAGCTTTAGCACCCAGCTCTGCACCTTGCAGGAACTGGACTGGGTGACTCCTGGATCCCCTCCAGTGCTAACGTGCCAGCAGCTCGAGTCTGGTATGAGATAAATCCCAGACACCCATGCTGGACCACGCACATACCGTGCCCCACCTGCTTCCCACCTGCGCCCCACCTGCACAGCATTGGGGCTCTAGAAGCCCCTTAGTACCAGCCGGTGTCCCTCCCTGCCACCCCGCCCCCTCACCTTGCCCTTTGTCAATAAAGCTGGTGATGGTGTTGGCCAGGCCAGCCTCCAACTTCACGCTGCTGTTGCCTCCCTTTCTGTCAGCATCGGACAGCGTCCTGTACAGCGAAAGCATGTACTCGTGGGGCGTGATGGGAGGCGGACGGAACGACTCCTTGGGTTCACTGCGAGGGGGGCCGGGTTCCCtggccttcttcagcagaaaggAGTTGGGGACAGATCCTGCCTTTGGGAGTGCCTTGCCCCCAGGAAGTTGTCCTTTGGGGGTTACAGTCCGAGCTGcagcctgcctggtttggggaaggGGTCCTGGTTTAGACTCAGGACCACCAGATCTGGGGGGCACCTTTCTGGATTCATCCTTCTTGACTTGTGTCTGCCCAGGACCTCCCTTTGCCCTGGCATTGGTGCCCCCTGCACCATAACTCTGACCGCCTGGTCTAAAGACGTTCCGGGCCAGAGGGGTTCTCTCCTTGGTCTCtgctttggccagtcctggcctggcCCCCAGGGGTCTCTGGCCCAAGTCGGGGGCACCCAACACAATGCAGATGAATTCCAGGTCCAGCCAAGCCAGGTGCCAAAGCAAGAAAGTGAGGAGTTTAGGGAGTCTCATCCTCTGGCAGCAGCAGCGAAGGTGCCTCTGGCTTggcaggaaaaaccatgaaaGGAGCAGATCTTCAGAAGCAGGGGTGGCAGCAGGAGGAAGGGCTGTGCGCTCAGTCTGAGACTCTTGAAGTCCGCCGGGCGTGTGTCTGTATCCAGTCCCATAGTGGAAAGGCTCCCGTATCCAGACGTGCACCGTCTCCAGTCAGCAGCTGAAAATAACTCGTTCTTGAAAGGAGAAAGCCGACCGCCCCCTTTCTCCCGCACAACTGACTGAGGGCTTGAAGGAGCCTTGTATAAGGCTGAGGGATTTTTCCAAGAAGGAGGAATGGCGTAATGCTGCCTGTGTGCtccagtttttttccccctcgaGTTTTGAATCCTTTCCAGTGAaaatacttcacacacacacacacacacacacacacactcatacacacacatacacacagaggccTGCAGGTGCTCCGAAAAATCTTTTACAAACCTGAACTCAGGAATTGGAAACGGAATTCCAACCCAAACCAATTTAATTACTCTGATGTCATGCTGTCTAAATTCATTTCGGGACGATAtatttatgtgaaaaaaaaaatcactgctgcCCTTTTGAGGCCACAGCTCATGGGGGCTCTTGGCACTGAGCCCTAGAGTGGGACTGGGGCTTAGGGGGCCTCCTAGTCGTGCAAGCAGCCTCAGGGGTCCTCACCTCCACCTGGTGGAGCGGCCCACCCCACCATCCTGAGGAGAGCTCATAGATCTGAAGCCGCAGAAGCTCAGGGAGGGTGGGTTTTCAGTGAAGCCCTGTTTTTTAAAGCAGTTTCAAGCCCTGCACCTTAGTCTGGGACCtgacgtgcgtgtgtgtgtgtgtgtgtgtgtgtgtgtgtgtgtgtgtgtgtgttgggagggggCACAGATGGCAGCATTTACCcacagtttcttttattttaataaacttgTGCTGacctaaagacaaaaaaaaaaaaaaaaaaggatcagtactccttcctccctctcccccctccccatccccaatgCCATTGGCTGAGCTCAAATGGTTTCTTCAAGCGttgccactctttttttttttttaaaactcagggcctgagcactgtccctggcttctttttgctcaaggctagcactctacctcttgagccacagcaccacttctggctttttctgtttatgtggtgctaaggaatcgaacccagggcttcatgcatgctagggaagcactctaccgctaagccactttcccagcccccaagctggAAATTGCCACTCTTGAGCCCCCCCCCCTTCTTGGCTGGAGGCAGACCCAAGGGGTACCCTTACCACTCCCCCCAGCAAAGATGTCCTGGGAGATTTCTTAGAATGGATTAGCTGAGTCTGGAGGCTAATCAGGTTTGGGGGTGCTGTTACCATGGAGACCCTTCTTTGGTTGGAGGTAGGTCTTAAGGGTATACTCCTTCAGGTTTGGGGGCACTGCCATCCTGGGATCCCCCTTTTTGGTTGGAGGTATGCCTAAAGTGTACCCCCTCTTTCAGGTTTGGTGATGTTAAAGAGTCACTTCCTTACTAGCACCCCAGCAAAGACATCTTGGGAGATTTCTTAGAATCGATTAGCAGAATCTCACGGTGGCAGTCCCAGCCTGGGGCAGCAGCGACCCCTGCAGGAGGCTGGAAAAGTTGATTCCTGCCGCATAGATTTCTGGTAGCTGGGGAAAAATTCCAAATTAATAGTTAGACGCAAGAATTTCTTAAAGTGCCTTGTGAAAATACTCACCCCCACTCCTTTGGGGGAGCCTACTCATAAAGCTCCAGGGAAATTTGCCAAGGGTCTCAAAGGAAGCTACTCCCTTCCCCTAGAATAGTCTCCTGTCACTCCCACACCTGGAGGAAGCCCTCCTCATCCAGAGTGGTTCAATGGCAAAttcacctcctccaggaagccttccctgaTTCCCAGATGGAGCCAATGACTCCTCTCTGCTTTGCCCCACAGTTGTTATACTATAAGAGGGATGGTGGTGGGAGAAACAGTAGTCACATGGTGTTTTCCTGAATCTTTTCTTCCCCTGCATtgttgggggcagggaggggtgtccgattattatttttttttttttggccagtcctgggtcttgcactcagggcctgagcaccaaccctggcttcttcccgctcaaggctagcactctgccacctgagccacagtgccccttctggccgttttccatatatgtggtgctggggaatcgaaccgagagc
This window encodes:
- the Gdf5 gene encoding growth/differentiation factor 5 → MRLPKLLTFLLWHLAWLDLEFICIVLGAPDLGQRPLGARPGLAKAETKERTPLARNVFRPGGQSYGAGGTNARAKGGPGQTQVKKDESRKVPPRSGGPESKPGPLPQTRQAAARTVTPKGQLPGGKALPKAGSVPNSFLLKKAREPGPPRSEPKESFRPPPITPHEYMLSLYRTLSDADRKGGNSSVKLEAGLANTITSFIDKGQDDRGPVVRKQRYMFDISALEKDGLLGAELRILRKKPSDPAKPAAPGIGRAAQLKLSSCPSGRQPAALLDVRAVPSLDASGWEVFDIWKLFRNFKNSAQLCLELEAWERGRAMDLRGLGFDRTARQVHEKALFLVFGRTKKRDLFFNEIKARSGQDDKTVYEYLFSQRRKRRAPLATRQGKRPSKNLKARCSRKALHVNFKDMGWDDWIIAPLEYEAFHCEGLCEFPLRSHLEPTNHAVIQTLMNSMDPESTPPTCCVPTRLSPISILFIDSANNVVYKQYEDMVVESCGCR